In Phlebotomus papatasi isolate M1 chromosome 1, Ppap_2.1, whole genome shotgun sequence, the following proteins share a genomic window:
- the LOC129809497 gene encoding gustatory receptor for sugar taste 64f-like, giving the protein MEPWTYSVYFWFSLFYLIGRTIGMCLFGAEIHTESRKPALILRKIPTEGWNVETERFLELINNQCVSLTGNGYFFITRPFLLSLTGTIVTYELVLMQFNESGTLDSPSSDPCE; this is encoded by the exons ATGGAACCATGGACTTACAGTGTATACTTCTGGTTCTCACTCTTCTACCTTATTGGTAGAACTATTGGGATGTGTCTGTTTGGGGCTGAGATTCACACAGAATCCAGAAAACCCGCTCTCAttctcagaaaaattcccacagaaGGATGGAATGTTGAAACTGAGAGATTCCTCGAGCTCATCAACAATCAATGTGTATCCCTGACAGGAAATGGATATTTCTTCATAACCCGTCCATTCCTTCTCTCA CTCACCGGAACAATTGTGACTTACGAACTTGTTCTCATGCAATTCAATGAATCCGGTACTTTGGACTCTCCAAGTTCCGATCCTTGCGAATAA
- the LOC129802473 gene encoding gustatory receptor for sugar taste 64f-like, whose protein sequence is MGVVGRSGATTTVAAGGGVAMVASAGGVGGMNVVAANMGSQTNGSKKSNSGGGFNASFHESLKPVIFVGQCASLLPVSGTQGERVEDLQCSIKSFRMLYSCVICVALGVMCLLSLRKLINNRLAYEKLITLINYSLLFWACAHFIRLARKWPSTMNKWTEIERILPNCEQHCNRISTKKKLYILVIVVTILTIIEEALSIIAGITKAKSCIGIWDSVERYFKQSFPQIFSLIQYHEVTAVFAQIVQLYANFIWNFVDMFVMSISIGLSSVLRQFNTRLKIVEGKCMPVAFWAQQKKDYQLLCGLIEMMDRTMAHIIVQSFFSNLYYICVQLLNSLKYLFPNLSRIFFMLK, encoded by the exons ATGGGGGTGGTGGGGCGCAGCGGGGCGACGACGACGGTGGCGGCAGGCGGCGGAGTGGCAATGGTGGCGAGTGCAGGCGGCGTCGGCGGCATGAATGTTGTGGCGGCGAATATGGGAAGTCAAACGAATGGT TCAAAGAAATCCAATTCCGGCGGAGGATTCAATGCGAGCTTTCATGAAAGTTTGAAACCGGTAATTTTCGTTGGACAATGTGCTTCATTGCTACCAGTCAGTGGTACCCAGGGTGAGAGGGTAGAAGATCTTCAGTGCTCTATAAAATCCTTCAGAATGCTTTACTCCTGTGTCATTTGTGTGGCACTTGGAGTGATGTGCCTGCTTTCTCTGAGAAAGCTCATAAATAACCGTTTAGCTTATGAAAAACTTATCACTCTTATCAACTATTCTCTCCTCTTCTGGGCATGTGCTCACTTCATCCGGTTAGCCAGGAAATGGCCCAGCACAATGAACAAATGGACCGAGATTGAGAGAATTCTGCCCAATTGTGAGCAACATTGTAATAGAATTTCCACGAAGAAAAAACTATATATCCTGGTAATCGTTGTCACGATTCTCACAATCATCGAAGAAGCTCTATCCATAATCGCGGGGATTACAAAGGCAAAGAGTTGTATTGGAATTTGGGATTCTGTAGAGAGATATTTCAAACAATCTTTtccacaaatattttctttaattcaatatCACGAAGTAACTGCAGTTTTTGCTCAAATTGTCCAGCTCTATGCGAATTTTATATGGAATTTCGTGGATATGTTTGTGATGTCCATCAGTATTGGATTGTCCTCGGTTTTGAGACAATTTAATACTCGGCTGAAGATTGTGGAGGGAAAGTGTATGCCTGTGGCTTTCTGGGCACAGCAAAAGAAGGACTACCAATTGCTATGCGGTCTTATTGAGATGATGGACAGGACAATGGCACATATAATTGTTCAGTCATTTTTCTCCAATTTATACTACATTTGTGTCCAGCTCTTGAACAGCCTCAAGTACTTATTTCCAAATTTATCGCGGATTTTCTTCATGCTAAAATAA